Proteins encoded together in one Triticum dicoccoides isolate Atlit2015 ecotype Zavitan chromosome 7B, WEW_v2.0, whole genome shotgun sequence window:
- the LOC119341170 gene encoding LEAF RUST 10 DISEASE-RESISTANCE LOCUS RECEPTOR-LIKE PROTEIN KINASE-like 1.1: MRSWRSAPAASATRESSAASDGFGTMHVQMITARQAGSGGEAAARQQLLARAAVHELGDDPEPRHHLWILSQLHHLNLVIFYGCTSSRSRELLLVYE, translated from the exons ATGAGGAGCTGGAGGAGCGCACCGGCGGCTTCAGCGACACGTGAGAGCTCGGCGGCCagcgacggcttcggcaccatgcaTGTACAAAT GATAACTGCGAGACAGGCGGGTAGTGGTGGTGAAGCGGCTGCACGACAACAGCTGCTGGCACGTGCAGCAGTTCATGAACTAGGCGACGATCCTGAACCTCGCCATCATCTATGGATCCTGTCGCAGCTGCACCACCTGAACCTCGTCATCTTCTACGGCTGCACGTCTAGCCGCAGCCGTGAGCTGCTGCTGGTGTACGAGTAG
- the LOC119338913 gene encoding uncharacterized protein LOC119338913 isoform X1 gives MSESGAGCLHVGVSACGAGRLLEPGVSCCRFKAGHILEPCTSFCGLKVVPRCGLQPVGGMASRSANILVASAALRPPASEPPTRVFIFCPWAESIRQVHRMPSDWPSRSELHQPPEDATTASTSDASPAATVQRLPSSSAACLHPAGPITRSHPVDGEPRHRERHVPAPGRHDDDDDNECGAVSLLRAEGQGTERTTARLTRRPETLLPLPPWILADAHLRHRRAPPLETSRDQDYQLCHGLASAIAAHHRSGHYRDRDYQLCHGLALWNHRRSRCQDPAVLLAG, from the exons ATGTCTGAAAGCGGCGCcggctgcctccatgtcggcgtgtCGGCGTGCGGCGCGGGACGCCTCCTCGAGCCCGGCGTCTCCTGTTGCAGGTTCAAGGCGGGGCACATCCTCGAGCCATGCACCTCCTTCTGCGGACTCAAGGTGGTGCCCCGATGCGGACTGCAGCCGGTCGGAGGAATGGCATCTCGTTCGGCCAACATATTGGTGGCGTCAGCGGCGCTCCGACCTCCAGCTTCCGAGCCGCCGACCCGCGTCTTCATTTTCTGCCCCTGGGCAGAGAGCATTCGTCAAGTTCATAGA ATGCCGTCAGATTGGCCATCGCGCTCGGAACTGCACCAACCCCCTGAAgacgccaccaccgcctccacctcagACGCTTCGCCTGCGGCCACCGTACAACGGTTGCCTAGTTCTTCTGCAGCATGCCTGCACCCCGCTGGACCAATCACCCGCTCGCATCCTGTCGACGGAGAGCCCCGCCATCGAGAAAGACATGTGCCGGCGCCGGGTCGCCACGATGACGACGACGATAATGAGTGTGGTGCGGTTAGCCTGCTTCGGGCCGAAGGGCAAGGAACAGAGCGCACGACCGCTCGCCTGACGCGTCGTCCCGAGACTCTGTTGCCGCTGCCACCCTGGATTCTCGCGGACGCTCACCTCCGCCATCGCCGCGCACCACCTCTCGAGACATCTCGAGATCAAGACTACCAGCTCTGCCATGGTCTCGCCTCCGCCATTGCCGCGCACCACCGCTCAGGACATTATCGAGATCGAGACTACCAGCTCTGCCATGGGCTGGCTCTGTGGAACCACCGCCGGTCTAGATGCCAGGATCCAGCCGTCCTTCTCGCTGGATGA
- the LOC119338913 gene encoding uncharacterized protein LOC119338913 isoform X2, translated as MSESGAGCLHVGVSACGAGRLLEPGVSCCRFKAGHILEPCTSFCGLKVVPRCGLQPVGGMASRSANILVASAALRPPASEPPTRVFIFCPWAESIRQVHRIGHRARNCTNPLKTPPPPPPQTLRLRPPYNGCLVLLQHACTPLDQSPARILSTESPAIEKDMCRRRVATMTTTIMSVVRLACFGPKGKEQSARPLA; from the exons ATGTCTGAAAGCGGCGCcggctgcctccatgtcggcgtgtCGGCGTGCGGCGCGGGACGCCTCCTCGAGCCCGGCGTCTCCTGTTGCAGGTTCAAGGCGGGGCACATCCTCGAGCCATGCACCTCCTTCTGCGGACTCAAGGTGGTGCCCCGATGCGGACTGCAGCCGGTCGGAGGAATGGCATCTCGTTCGGCCAACATATTGGTGGCGTCAGCGGCGCTCCGACCTCCAGCTTCCGAGCCGCCGACCCGCGTCTTCATTTTCTGCCCCTGGGCAGAGAGCATTCGTCAAGTTCATAGA ATTGGCCATCGCGCTCGGAACTGCACCAACCCCCTGAAgacgccaccaccgcctccacctcagACGCTTCGCCTGCGGCCACCGTACAACGGTTGCCTAGTTCTTCTGCAGCATGCCTGCACCCCGCTGGACCAATCACCCGCTCGCATCCTGTCGACGGAGAGCCCCGCCATCGAGAAAGACATGTGCCGGCGCCGGGTCGCCACGATGACGACGACGATAATGAGTGTGGTGCGGTTAGCCTGCTTCGGGCCGAAGGGCAAGGAACAGAGCGCACGACCGCTCGCCTGA